One Ricinus communis isolate WT05 ecotype wild-type chromosome 2, ASM1957865v1, whole genome shotgun sequence DNA segment encodes these proteins:
- the LOC8260878 gene encoding probable disease resistance protein At4g33300 has translation MGVTDFFAGEIAVELLKMLVTISRKSLLCKTSADSLITNINSLLPIIQEIKHSGVELPALRQGQLDRVSETLREGHELANKVLRSNRWNAYKNLQLARKMEKLEKNVSMFVKGPMQAHVLADVHHLRFDTAERFDRLEGSARRLEQRLGAMTIGVASGGWIEEAVKRAEVEEERWEGSLVNLLGVGMEVGKRKVKEMVIGRDDLGVIGICGIGGSGKTTLVNEVCRDNQVRGYFQNRILFLTVSQSPNVEQLRAKVWRFVSGSDDVDRGVNDLMPSWNPPKFEWRFGSRMLVVLDDVWSLSVLEQLTFKAAGCKTLVVSRFKFPSVTNASYEVELLRGEEAISLFCLSAFGQTSIPLAADANLVKQIVNECKGLPLALKVIGCALRGQPEMYWASAKKRLLRGEPICESHENKLLDRMALSIKFLPKKVRECFLDLSCFPEDKKIPLDVLINMWVEIRDLDPEEAFAILVELSDKNLLTLVKDARAGDLYSSYYDISVTQHDVLRDLAIYLANRGNVNERSRLLMPRRDSETPKEWDRNAHLPFNAQIVSLHTGEMREMDWLKMEFPKAEVLMVNFSANEYFLPPFIENMPKLRALIVINHSTRNATLHNFSAFSNLANLRSLWLEKVSIKQLTESTIPLRSLRKISLILCKINNSLDQVEIFPSLSELTIDHCDDLIKLPPSISRMQSLRILSITNCHNLQELLPNLGNLKCLQILRFYACPILKMLPSSICELTWLKYLDISQCVNLKRLPENIGKLSSLEKIDMRECSRIWSLPQSVVSLESLRCVICDEEASWLWKDAGKDNVHVQVAEKHFGIDWLDE, from the exons ATGGGAGTAACAGACTTCTTCGCCGGCGAGATTGCCGTGGAGCTTCTAAAAATGCTAGTAACAATATCACGCAAATCTTTACTGTGTAAAACAAGCGCCGACTCCTTAATAACCAACATCAATAGTCTCCTCCCGAtcattcaagaaattaaacaCTCAGGCGTAGAACTTCCCGCTCTCCGCCAAGGCCAACTAGACCGTGTCTCCGAGACTCTCCGTGAAGGCCATGAGCTTGCCAACAAGGTCCTCAGGTCCAACCGATGGAATGCATACAAGAACCTTCAGCTTGCAAGAAAGATGGAGAAGTTGGAAAAAAATGTTTCAATGTTTGTTAAGGGACCTATGCAAGCACATGTATTGGCTGACGTTCATCATTTGAGGTTTGATACTGCAGAAAGATTTGATAGGCTTGAAGGGTCTGCGAGGAGACTGGAACAAAGGCTTGGAGCTATGACAATTGGGGTAGCAAGTGGTGGGTGGATTGAGGAAGCTGTGAAGAGAGCTGAAGTTGAGGAAGAGAGGTGGGAGGGCAGTTTAGTAAATTTGCTTGGTGTTGGCATGGAGGTGGGCAAGAGAAAAGTTAAAGAGATGGTTATTGGGAGAGATGATTTAGGTGTTATTGGGATTTGTGGGATTGGTGGCTCTGGAAAAACTACTTTGGTTAATGAAGTTTGTAGAGATAATCAAGTTAGAG GTTACTTTCAGAATAGAATTTTGTTTCTGACAGTATCACAGTCTCCAAATGTGGAGCAATTAAGGGCAAAAGTTTGGAGATTTGTTTCAGGAAGTGATGATGTGGATAGGGGTGTTAATGATCTCATGCCAAGCTGGAATCCCCCGAAGTTTGAATGGAGATTTGGATCTCGAATGTTGGTTGTTTTAGATGATGTTTGGTCACTTTCTGTTCTTGAGCAGTTAACTTTTAAGGCAGCTGGATGCAAGACACTTGTGGTTTCACGATTCAAATTCCCAAGTGTCACCAATGCTAGTTATGAAGTAGAACTGTTGAGGGGGGAGGAAGCAATATCCTTGTTCTGCCTCTCTGCTTTTGGGCAAACATCCATTCCTCTTGCTGCTGATGCCAATCTGGTCAAGCAG ATCGTGAATGAGTGTAAAGGGCTTCCCTTAGCTCTCAAAGTGATTGGATGTGCACTAAGGGGCCAACCTGAAATGTATTGGGCAAGTGCAAAGAAGAGATTATTGAGGGGGGAACCTATTTGTGAGTCCCATGAAAACAAGTTGCTAGATAGGATGGCCCTTAGCATTAAATTCTTGCCTAAAAAAGTTAGGGAATGCTTCTTGGATTTGAGTTGCTTTCCTGAAGACAAGAAGATCCCTCTTGATGTTCTCATCAATATGTGGGTTGAGATACGTGATCTTGATCCGGAGGAAGCTTTTGCTATCCTTGTTGAGCTTTCAGACAAGAATCTTCTCACTTTGGTGAAGGATGCAAG AGCTGGAGATCTGTATAGCAGTTACTATGACATCTCTGTTACTCAACATGATGTGTTGCGGGATCTTGCTATATATTTGGCCAATCGAGGTAATGTAAATGAGCGCAGTCGATTACTTATGCCGAGAAGAGATTCGGAAACTCCAAAAGAATGGGACAGAAATGCTCATCTGCCATTTAATGCTCAGATTGTTTCACTTCATACAG GTGAAATGAGAGAAATGGACTGGTTGAAGATGGAGTTCCCCAAGGCTGAGGTTCTCATGGTAAACTTCTCAGCAAATGAGTATTTCCTGCCTCCTTTCATCGAAAACATGCCAAAACTTAGGGCATTGATTGTGATAAATCACAGTACACGAAATGCTACACTCCATAACTTTTCAGctttttctaatttggccAACTTGAGGAGCCTTTGGCTTGAAAAAGTTTCCATTAAGCAGTTGACGGAATCTACCATCCCATTGAGAAGTTTGCGTAAAATATCTCTCATCCTATGCAAAATCAATAACAGCCTTGATCAGGTTGAGATCTTTCCTTCCCTCTCAGAACTTACAATTGACCATTGCGACGATTTGATCAAGCTGCCTCCTAGCATTTCTAGGATGCAATCACTGAGAATTCTTAGTATAACCAATTGCCACAATCTCCAAGAACTCCTTCCCAACTTAGGTAACCTGAAATGCCTACAAATTTTGAGGTTCTATGCTTGTCCAATTCTGAAGATGCTTCCGTCAAGCATATGTGAGCTAACATGGTTGAAGTACCTAGACATTTCTCAGTGTGTTAATCTAAAACGTCTTCCTGAGAACATTGGTAAATTGTCAAGCTTGGAGAAGATTGACATGAGGGAATGCTCACGGATTTGGAGTCTACCACAATCTGTTGTGTCCTTAGAGTCTTTACGCTGCGTAATTTGTGATGAAGAGGCTTCTTGGTTATGGAAGGATGCGGGAAAGGACAATGTTCATGTTCAGGTTGCTGAAAAACACTTTGGTATAGACTGGCTTGATGAATGA
- the LOC8260877 gene encoding protein OSB1, mitochondrial, producing the protein MKKAYLYNFGSQIRNLPQFSLRRLASFSSCSAATPESPSFSTEEDEVKQGGSAVYRHVLRHQRPASIRCKPELYNSVSFIGRVDRPLEIYKTKGDTFGAYTFIEVRNPSDPNRTFRMRVEMWNDVAKTGIQHLKQNDDIYVSGCLGSYEMPDKNGNLVSIYKVNVKELCYVAQHDQHSTAQKTESKACQVSDELQLKASKKSEEQSGDGNNMENYKNRLDLWQLFFCKPCEWWDKRKSKQNPELPDFKHKYNGENLWLRPDDPPWVKRHLQLLDMEIAKQRQANGVGKSGMMRYSNRHHLWQVFFSNPHEWWDNRKNKTNRRSPDFKHKDTGEALWIMRDDPPWVKRQLKLLDFIMAEQCVREKVGSGSRLSEWIFDA; encoded by the exons ATGAAAAAGGcgtatttatataatttcggATCCCAAATTAGAAACCTTCCCCAATTTTCACTTCGAAGACTCGCTTCATTCTCTTCATGTTCAGCTGCAACCCCTGAATCACCTAGTTTCTCTACCGAAGAAGATGAAGTTAAACAAGGCGGCAGCGCCGTTTATCGACACGTTCTCCGACACCAGCGGCCGGCCTCCATAAGATGCAAACCTGAGCTGTATAATTCTGTCAGCTTTATCGGACGCGTTGATCGGCCACTAGAGATTTACAAGACAAAAGGTGACACCTTTGGGGCTTATACTTTTATTGAAGTGAGAAATCCTAGTGATCCAAATCGCACGTTTAG GATGCGTGTGGAGATGTGGAATGATGTGGCAAAAACGGGTATCCAACATCTGAAGCAAAATGatgatatatatgtttcaGGTTGTTTAGGGTCTTATGAAATGCCTGATAAGAATGGAAATCTCGTATCAATTTACAAG GTTAATGTGAAAGAATTGTGTTATGTCGCACAACATGATCAACACTCAACTGCCCAAAAAACTGAATCAAAGGCCTGCCAAGTATCAGATGAATTGCAATTAAAGGCTAGCAAAAAATCAGAAGAACAATCGGGAG ATGGAAATAATATGGAGAATTACAAAAACCGCCTTGACTTGTGGCAACTGTTTTTCTGCAAGCCGTGTGAGTGGTGGGATAAGAGGAAGAGTAAACAAAATCCAGAGTTGCCAGATTTTAAGCACAAGTACAATGGTGAAAATCTTTGGTTGAGACCAGATGACCCACCATGGGTCAAAAGACATCTCCAATTGCTTGACATGGAAATAGCTAAACAAAGGCAAGCAAATGGTGTAGGCAAATCTGGCATGATGAGGTACAGTAATCGTCATCACTTATGGCAAGTCTTTTTCAGCAACCCACATGAATGGTGGGATAACAGAAAAAATAAGACAAACAGACGGTCACCAGATTTTAAGCACAAGGACACAGGTGAAGCCCTTTGGATAATGCGGGATGATCCACCATGGGTCAAAAGACagcttaaacttcttgatTTCATAATGGCAGAACAATGCGTAAGGGAAAAAGTTGGTTCTGGTTCTCGGCTATCTGAATGGATATTTGATGCCTAG
- the LOC8260876 gene encoding mitogen-activated protein kinase kinase kinase 5 isoform X1 encodes MLYFPKTSSSSPSSPPVSANNTKRLTRQRKIRHETQQDLGLQFSQDRLNSPPASPDSARKPRSPPCSSSSSSPALPQPLPLPESHFTRRPEPFGFIPGHAVPASPEERPIYLLRRNSADQVDINSATGSSNFQWRFSPQDPNVDTANHGLRLNIAPRSAPSSPLVSPRRSNAGEFSTTFNAADSTKCSKTCCKGQLNDLNIECVNYKLSWIDSPRSAPTSGFSSPNVSPQRSYTIDFLPSFVAREVPDLGRHAGHTSRKSLVKTGNGLDRSAIYPSQQSPTPNKKPPHKFSFQLHNKMFVGKSKEWPETNSQFSAHPLPLPPGAASPQSFIPSPPAILHHTIEKPNVSLRKTQWLKGKLIGRGTYGSVYVGTNRETGALCAMKEVDIIPGDSKSVECIKQLEQEIRLLQHLEHPNIVQYYSCEIVDDHFYIYLEYVYPGSISKYVREHCGAMTESIVRNFTRHILSGLAYLHSKKTIHRDIKGANLLVNSSGIVKLADFGMAKHLSGLSYELSLKGSPHWMAPEVIQAVMQNNANPDLALAVDIWSLGCTIIEMFTGKPPWGELEGPQAMFKALNKTPPIPEAMSPEAKDFLCCCLRRNPAERPSASMLLEHPFLRNSSELNLSTCPLSLKNLTEKIQSSRDCAA; translated from the exons ATGCTTTACTTTCCAAAAACTTCTTCCTCTTCGCCGTCTTCTCCTCCTGTTTCTGCAAATAATACTAAGAGGTTGACGCGGCAAAGGAAGATCAGGCACGAAACTCAGCAGGATCTTGGCTTGCAGTTCTCTCAAGATCGTTTGAATTCGCCTCCTGCTTCACCTGATTCCGCCAGAAAGCCTCGCTCTCCTCCGtgctcctcctcctcctcctccccTGCCTTGCCTCAACCGTTGCCGCTTCCTGAATCGCATTTCACTAGGAGACCGGAACCATTTGGTTTCATTCCAGGTCATGCTGTTCCTGCATCGCCAGAAGAACGCCCCATCTATCTGTTGAGAAG GAATAGTGCGGATCAGGTTGATATAAATTCTGCCACAGGTTCAAGCAATTTTCAATGGAGATTCTCTCCTCAAGATCCTAATGTCGATACTGCTAATCACGGTTTAAGACTAAACATTGCTCCACGAAGTGCTCCATCAAGTCCTCTGGTTAGTCCACGGAGATCAAATGCAGGAGAGTTTTCTACTACCTTCAATGCTGCCGACTCGACTAAATGTTCAAAAACTTGTTGTAAGGGACAattgaatgatttaaatattgaatgtGTTAATTACAAGTTGAGTTGGATTGATTCTCCCAGGAGCGCTCCAACAAGTGGTTTCTCAAGCCCAAATGTTAGCCCTCAAAGATCTTACACTATAGACTTTTTACCATCTTTTGTGGCTAGAGAGGTTCCAGACTTAGGCAGGCATGCTGGTCATACTTCACGAAAATCATTAGTGAAAACTGGGAATGGTCTAGATCGTTCTGCAATCTATCCATCACAGCAAAGTCCGACACCAAACAAGAAACCTCCccataaattttcatttcaattgcATAATAAAATGTTTGTGGGGAAATCAAAGGAATGGCCTGAGACTAATAGTCAGTTTAGTGCTCACCCATTGCCCCTTCCTCCTGGAGCAGCATCGCCACAGTCATTTATTCCATCACCACCAGCTATTCTCCATCACACAATTGAGAAGCCAAATGTATCATTGAGGAAAACTCAGTGGCTGAAAGGAAAACTTATTGGACGTGGTACATATGGAAGTGTTTATGTTGGAACCAACCG AGAGACTGGAGCTTTATGTGCAATGAAGGAAGTTGATATTATCCCTGGTGACTCCAAAtctgttgaatgcataaagcAGCTAGAGCAG GAGATTAGACTCCTCCAACATCTAGAGCATCCAAATATAGTGCAGTATTATAGCTGTGAGATA GTTGATGATCacttttacatatatttggAGTATGTTTATCCTGGTTCAATCAGCAAATATGTCCGTGAACATTGTGGAGCTATGACAGAATCTATAGTCCGTAATTTTACCCGCCATATTCTCTCTGGATTGGCTTATTTGCACAGTAAAAAGACAATACACAG GGATATTAAAGGAGCAAATTTGCTTGTTAATTCATCAGGCATCGTTAAGTTAGCTGATTTTGGAATGGCAAAACAT CTTAGTGGACTATCATATGAATTGTCTTTGAAAGGCAGTCCACATTGGATGGCTCCAGAG gTCATACAAGCTGTGATGCAGAATAATGCTAATCCTGATCTTGCTTTGGCTGTTGATATATGGAGCTTGGGTTGTACCATCATTGAAATGTTTACTGGTAAACCTCCCTGGGGCGAGCTTGAAGGG CCTCAAGCAATGTTCAAGGCTTTGAATAAGACTCCACCTATACCAGAAGCAATGTCTCCAGAGGCAAAAGATTTTCTATGCTGTTGCCTTAGAAGAAATCCTGCAGAAAGACCATCAGCAAGTATGCTGCTTGAGCATCCTTTTCTACGAAATTCAAGTGAACTCAATCTATCGACCTGCCCACTATCGTTAAAAAATCTCACG GAAAAAATACAAAGTTCCAGAGATTGTGCTGCATAA
- the LOC8260876 gene encoding mitogen-activated protein kinase kinase kinase 5 isoform X2 — MLYFPKTSSSSPSSPPVSANNTKRLTRQRKIRHETQQDLGLQFSQDRLNSPPASPDSARKPRSPPCSSSSSSPALPQPLPLPESHFTRRPEPFGFIPGHAVPASPEERPIYLLRRNSADQVDINSATGSSNFQWRFSPQDPNVDTANHGLRLNIAPRSAPSSPLVSPRRSNAGEFSTTFNAADSTKCSKTCCKGQLNDLNIECVNYKLSWIDSPRSAPTSGFSSPNVSPQRSYTIDFLPSFVAREVPDLGRHAGHTSRKSLVKTGNGLDRSAIYPSQQSPTPNKKPPHKFSFQLHNKMFVGKSKEWPETNSQFSAHPLPLPPGAASPQSFIPSPPAILHHTIEKPNVSLRKTQWLKGKLIGRGTYGSVYVGTNRETGALCAMKEVDIIPGDSKSVECIKQLEQVDDHFYIYLEYVYPGSISKYVREHCGAMTESIVRNFTRHILSGLAYLHSKKTIHRDIKGANLLVNSSGIVKLADFGMAKHLSGLSYELSLKGSPHWMAPEVIQAVMQNNANPDLALAVDIWSLGCTIIEMFTGKPPWGELEGPQAMFKALNKTPPIPEAMSPEAKDFLCCCLRRNPAERPSASMLLEHPFLRNSSELNLSTCPLSLKNLTEKIQSSRDCAA, encoded by the exons ATGCTTTACTTTCCAAAAACTTCTTCCTCTTCGCCGTCTTCTCCTCCTGTTTCTGCAAATAATACTAAGAGGTTGACGCGGCAAAGGAAGATCAGGCACGAAACTCAGCAGGATCTTGGCTTGCAGTTCTCTCAAGATCGTTTGAATTCGCCTCCTGCTTCACCTGATTCCGCCAGAAAGCCTCGCTCTCCTCCGtgctcctcctcctcctcctccccTGCCTTGCCTCAACCGTTGCCGCTTCCTGAATCGCATTTCACTAGGAGACCGGAACCATTTGGTTTCATTCCAGGTCATGCTGTTCCTGCATCGCCAGAAGAACGCCCCATCTATCTGTTGAGAAG GAATAGTGCGGATCAGGTTGATATAAATTCTGCCACAGGTTCAAGCAATTTTCAATGGAGATTCTCTCCTCAAGATCCTAATGTCGATACTGCTAATCACGGTTTAAGACTAAACATTGCTCCACGAAGTGCTCCATCAAGTCCTCTGGTTAGTCCACGGAGATCAAATGCAGGAGAGTTTTCTACTACCTTCAATGCTGCCGACTCGACTAAATGTTCAAAAACTTGTTGTAAGGGACAattgaatgatttaaatattgaatgtGTTAATTACAAGTTGAGTTGGATTGATTCTCCCAGGAGCGCTCCAACAAGTGGTTTCTCAAGCCCAAATGTTAGCCCTCAAAGATCTTACACTATAGACTTTTTACCATCTTTTGTGGCTAGAGAGGTTCCAGACTTAGGCAGGCATGCTGGTCATACTTCACGAAAATCATTAGTGAAAACTGGGAATGGTCTAGATCGTTCTGCAATCTATCCATCACAGCAAAGTCCGACACCAAACAAGAAACCTCCccataaattttcatttcaattgcATAATAAAATGTTTGTGGGGAAATCAAAGGAATGGCCTGAGACTAATAGTCAGTTTAGTGCTCACCCATTGCCCCTTCCTCCTGGAGCAGCATCGCCACAGTCATTTATTCCATCACCACCAGCTATTCTCCATCACACAATTGAGAAGCCAAATGTATCATTGAGGAAAACTCAGTGGCTGAAAGGAAAACTTATTGGACGTGGTACATATGGAAGTGTTTATGTTGGAACCAACCG AGAGACTGGAGCTTTATGTGCAATGAAGGAAGTTGATATTATCCCTGGTGACTCCAAAtctgttgaatgcataaagcAGCTAGAGCAG GTTGATGATCacttttacatatatttggAGTATGTTTATCCTGGTTCAATCAGCAAATATGTCCGTGAACATTGTGGAGCTATGACAGAATCTATAGTCCGTAATTTTACCCGCCATATTCTCTCTGGATTGGCTTATTTGCACAGTAAAAAGACAATACACAG GGATATTAAAGGAGCAAATTTGCTTGTTAATTCATCAGGCATCGTTAAGTTAGCTGATTTTGGAATGGCAAAACAT CTTAGTGGACTATCATATGAATTGTCTTTGAAAGGCAGTCCACATTGGATGGCTCCAGAG gTCATACAAGCTGTGATGCAGAATAATGCTAATCCTGATCTTGCTTTGGCTGTTGATATATGGAGCTTGGGTTGTACCATCATTGAAATGTTTACTGGTAAACCTCCCTGGGGCGAGCTTGAAGGG CCTCAAGCAATGTTCAAGGCTTTGAATAAGACTCCACCTATACCAGAAGCAATGTCTCCAGAGGCAAAAGATTTTCTATGCTGTTGCCTTAGAAGAAATCCTGCAGAAAGACCATCAGCAAGTATGCTGCTTGAGCATCCTTTTCTACGAAATTCAAGTGAACTCAATCTATCGACCTGCCCACTATCGTTAAAAAATCTCACG GAAAAAATACAAAGTTCCAGAGATTGTGCTGCATAA